The sequence CGGTAAAGAGCAAAGCCCCCACGAACGCGGCCAGCGCCCCGGGCTCCCGGTGCACCTCAAAGAGCGCCACCGGCACAGGGCTCAGCGCCACGTCCTTTATGTAGATGCCGTACCCCTTGTGGAAAAGGGGGTGATTCGGTTGCACGCCGTGCACCCCGTCCGCCGTCCGCAGGTCGGCGCGGTAGCCGCTCATCATCCCCATCGGCCCGACGTCGCCGGTGATCCGCTCGACCACGACCCGCTCGCCGTCCGGGAATCCGAAGGAATCCCCCTGGGGGAGCTGCAGTTGTTGCTTGAAACCGCCGTAGGCGGAGAGCAGGTGGGCGAGGACGATGAGCAGGAAGCCCGCGTGCATGAGGTGCGGCGCCACGCTGCGTCCCTTTTTCCTGAGGGCGTCGATGGAGCAGACGAGCGCATTCACGAAAAGGACCGCGATGCAGGCGATGCAGAGCCAGAGCCACCAGGAGTAGCCAAGCGGAGCCCTCTGCAGCCAGAAAAGAAGCGGCATGTCGTTCAACCCGCCCCCCTCGGAGCTGGCCTTCGAGAAGGAGCCTATGGCCAGCGTGACCATGACGCCGGTCATGAGCCAGAGGCCTAAGTTCAGCGAGCAGAAAGTGGCGTAGAGTTTTTTCAGCAAGGGTGTTCCTCTTTTGTCTGACCAGTCAGACCCGTCGGACTAGTCAGACCGGTCCGACTGGTCCGACCGTCCGACTTAAAAGCTGTGCGAGCTCCGCATGAGCATGCTGACGCCGAGGTAGGTGAAGAGCGTGATGGCGAAGCCCAGGATCCCGAGCCAGGCGAAAGCACGCTCCCACGCCGGTCCCTTCAGGCGCAGGTGCAGGTAGAGCGAGTAGAACATCCAGAGAATCGAGGTCCAGAGCTCCTTCGCGGTCCAGAGCCAGTAGGTGCCCCAGGCGTAATACCCCCAGATGCCGCCGCAGACCATGGAGAGCGAGAAAAAGCTGTAACCGACCAGCGCCGCCCGATACTGCAGATCGAGCGCAGGC is a genomic window of Geomonas ferrireducens containing:
- a CDS encoding cytochrome c biogenesis protein ResB, producing MLKKLYATFCSLNLGLWLMTGVMVTLAIGSFSKASSEGGGLNDMPLLFWLQRAPLGYSWWLWLCIACIAVLFVNALVCSIDALRKKGRSVAPHLMHAGFLLIVLAHLLSAYGGFKQQLQLPQGDSFGFPDGERVVVERITGDVGPMGMMSGYRADLRTADGVHGVQPNHPLFHKGYGIYIKDVALSPVPVALFEVHREPGALAAFVGALLFTVGNLMLLAQRRGR